Proteins from a single region of Aythya fuligula isolate bAytFul2 chromosome 3, bAytFul2.pri, whole genome shotgun sequence:
- the CASP8AP2 gene encoding CASP8-associated protein 2, with translation MAAGQGGPGSRCDAEASPFKEGDESSVDIYDGLDNGLTVPDNSAPNSTPAGNSLNLFDEILIEEGTAKEASYNELQAEYGKCQQQIKELMKKFKEIQAQNIILQNENQALKKNISALIKTARVEINRKDEEISNLHQRLSEFPNHRSSFTRAYLPGSTNGRCSEMCKAKESKFRPSDLGDNVKTEHRVKNDCSKDMHHSYSSHNGDNGKFSSEKRNTPYVLRYPPEELCGDGAHLCLPNHDHSCNKDNRKEKKEMKSDEQYSRGTVTKYKREVHQSTGNSGNSNGVESEEGNSDPHQKLKTLPEKVSKNELQQKSQSIKLKSSPAVDRRIERGVSSWEKQATGKDRCLTRELYADERSPNAIKKDIKTHDKDEKTSGQKLKLNEKLQEQPRRSGRGSSPHSKSEHSKTLHESRKCRVEESRKGRDTDCKRDRGANDHSFREGRSSPSNSSSREHKHARFKENSSRYEWETAHSKSEKHRTEEKRKRERDNQDENRHSRNERKVTKEISHQYTKEFKKGTDIAKSERNKSSKSEETSRVADGLKDHKFSKTKDHTVTKSKDLKLSFMEKLNLTLSPAKKQCLSPPDGLKTSSQKATDEGTAELTLQAEMVDTAHPVNCAPAEQANSTLQVQDSTAETSVEPAVPASVSSENEALKGTAADPAQPEAPPAVTTDEVSSETSPELVASQIESPALPGAAEVLVPEEMLAETLSAAAEACGPVESEASAVAVMDLDHPEAPSLEVAGSVAPCENLPVAVGVMQDDNVPAAEVVQSEPRSESPGALPESATEKEEEDKTWLAADMENSADHHGSQNLGLGDLEAQSSGDLESCEEAAGDISETKPDSLMEVVKDGDHLAAENLEPPVEEKTVCEMSMSTSQSPDRTAATDPDAPLLDQNPCALGPGFTEISPTTSLSSEVHSRAKERETNPVPVDDDSSILSIDLNHLRYIPKAISPLNSPMRPLAKALRMESPCKGLGKSYNKDLIPEGTVAVCPSKNLSKEVNKENQKPVSMSDEHLEMESQLSISSDEIEEGEIISSDEDEGKSKPERSSENPKISRPKTSPETRNLTSSPQNQKNKAVCCSEDNGKFVSVKVSTKKNGERHKNQAFRSSKDMKKTKTVSITCLEKIVQVIVEPSSVQEVMQMLRAIRKQMRKNYMKFKVHFPVQHFHRIIESAIINFTSLIKYLNFSKMSTSGEALKLNICDIIEAKLKQVKKNAIVDRLFEQQVSDMKKQLWKFVDEQLDYLFDKIKRIIVKQCDMVKVGNESEEGKHERTGKQKHKIGHKNDVQRSRKKSLKARSQKPEEFILSKHIVDYHRAKGHHEKNKTDAAKTTFTKCLNSIDNTRNSLTKVQPSKENNLQGAVTPLKGVKHDKEGFQLSRDANKSDLSYELLTEQQASSLTFNLVSDAQMGEIFKSLLQGSDLLEKNVGSNIDRHEWEFRTPEKQFPDSQKCRSNAAELVQEAAPKEAAVESRSVEDISWPVVSPMRAPSLTTRLQMSVDPDVLDESCMFEVPTGATSCKEDECSLQKSKSFVSSILLEDLAVSLTIPSPLKSDAHLSFLKPESNSGSTPEGVLSAHYSEDALLEEEDATEQDIHLALESDNSSSRSSCSSSWTSRPIVPGFQCRPSLPMQAVIMEKSNDHFIVKIRRAVPSVAAASEQVASVKEARASSAKSEKEVRSGEKERGRQGAVAATMLETVKPNLIKADQVPYGSTGQEQNSALPQPPKESHSSTGREATPGLLGPCRKPSNADKCNVESSNEGSEQSQTHKLEVSENLSEAGVESQALFPVGCGAGSCIDLTDDAVKETSCFVAGSAAENTSQQVPTGNSEICDRKEELEECSDGFIDLTEELSNETVTGECNLEEKPTLNSDVGSQISIDDKSNKKRKKEAVRENSNSKRQRKETEEVGEESEGSDTKSEEINLGHKQCYAKNNELQQNKESSPLASCATSPSLYAKNIIKKKGEVVVSWTRNDDREILLECQRKGPSSKTFVSLATRLNKSPNQVSERFKQLMKLFKKSKCK, from the exons atggcggcggggcagggcggGCCGGGCAGCCGCTGCGACG ctGAAGCTTCCCCCTTCAAGGAAGGCGATGAGAGCTCAGTGGATATTTACGATGGGTTGGACAACGGCTTGACGGTTCCTG acAACTCTGCTCCAAATTCTACACCAGCTGGAAACAGTTTAAACTTGTTTGATGAGATCTTGATTGAAGAAGGAACTGCAAAGGAAGCATCTTACAATGAG TTGCAGGCAGAGTATGGAAAATGTCAACAGCAAATTAAAGAGTTGATGAAGAAATTTAAGGAAATACAGGCACAG aacatcatTCTACAGAATGAGAACCAAGCtcttaaaaagaatatttcagcACTTATCAAAACAGCAAGAGTGGAAATTAACCGTAAGGATGAAGAAATCAGTAATCTCCATCAAAG GCTATCGGAATTTCCCAATCATCGAAGTAGCTTCACCAGAGCGTATCTTCCTGGATCAACCAACGGACGGTGTTCGGAGATGTGTAAAGCTAAAGAATCCAAATTCAGACCTTCTGACTTAGGTGACAACGTAAAGACAGAACATAGAGTGAAAAATGACTGCTCAAAGGATATGCACCACAGTTACTCATCTCACAATGGGGACAATGGGAAGTTTAgctctgaaaaaagaaacactccGTACGTACTGAGATACCCTCCTGAAGAGCTCTGCGGCGATGGTGCTCATTTATGTCTACCGAACCATGACCATAGTTGCAACAAGGataacagaaaggagaaaaaagaaatgaaaagtgatgAACAATACAGTAGGGGAACTGTCACCAAGTACAAAAGAGAAGTACATCAGAGCACTGGTAACAGTGGTAACTCTAACGGTGTTGAAAGTGAAGAGGGGAATTCAGATCCTCATCAAAAGCTGAAGACCCTTCCGGAGAAGGTTAGTAAAAATGAGTTGCAACAAAAAAGTCAGAGCATAAAACTCAAAAGCAGCCCAGCTGTAGACAGAAGAATAGAAAGGGGCGTTTCTTCTTGGGAGAAACAAGCTACTGGTAAAGACAGATGTCTAACAAGAGAATTGTATGCAGATGAGAGATCACCAAATGCGattaaaaaggacattaaaacaCATGATAAAGACGAAAAAACCTCTGGCCAAAAACTTAAACTAAATgagaagctgcaggagcagccaagAAGGTCTGGTAGAGGGAGCAGTCCACATTCAAAGAGTGAACATTCAAAGACTCTTCATGAATCACGTAAATGTCGCGTGGAGGAGTCTAGAAAAGGAAGAGACACTGACTGCAAGAGAGACAGAGGAGCAAATGATCACAGCTTTCGAGAAGGGAGGTCCTCACCTTCTAATTCCAGTAGCAGAGAGCATAAACATGCACGCTTCAAGGAAAACAGTAGCAGGTATGAATGGGAAACAGCACATTCCAAATCGGAGAAGCACAGAACcgaagaaaaaaggaaaagagagagggacAATCAAGATGAAAATCGACATTctaggaatgaaagaaaagttacaAAAGAGATTTCTCACCAGTACACAAAGGAATTCAAGAAGGGTACAGACATTGCAAAAAGTGAACGAAACAAGTCCTCTAAGTCAGAAGAAACATCAAGAGTAGCAGACGGTTTAAAAGACCATAAATTTTCCAAAACTAAAGATCACACTGTGACAAAAAGCAAGGACTTAAAACTTAGCTTTATGGAAAAGCTGAATTTAACTCTGTCGCCTGCAAAAAAACAATGCCTTTCTCCACCTGATGGACTTAAAACATCTTCCCAAAAGGCCACCGATGAGGGAACTGCAGAGCTCACTCTGCAGGCAGAAATGGTAGACACTGCCCACCCTGTTAActgtgctcctgcagagcaggctAATTCAACACTACAAGTTCAGGACAGCACAGCTGAAACCAGCGTGGAACCAGCAGTGCCTGCTTCTGTCAGTTCTGAAAATGAAGCCTTGAAAGGAACAGCAGCAGATCCAGCACAGCCTGAAGCACCGCCAGCAGTGACAACTGATGAAGTGAGCTCAGAAACCTCACCAGAACTGGTAGCGAGCCAGATAGAGTCCCCGGCCttgccaggagcagcagaggtcCTGGTTCCTGAGGAGATGCTGGCTGAAAccttgtcagcagcagcagaggcttgTGGTCCGGTTGAATCAGAAGCCTCAGCAGTGGCCGTGATGGATCTGGATCACCCTGAAGCTCCCTCCCTGGAGGTGGCAGGGAGCGTGGCACCATGTGAGAACTTGCCCGTGGCAGTGGGGGTGATGCAGGACGATAACgtgccagcagcagaagtggTGCAGTCTGAACCACGCAGTGAAAGTCCGGGAGCCCTTCCTGAGTcagcaacagagaaagaagaggaagataaaaCATGGCTAGCTGCTGACATGGAAAACTCAGCAGACCACCATGGCTCTCAAAACCTTGGCTTAGGGGACTTGGAAGCCCAAAGTTCTGGTGACTTGGAGTCCTGTGAGGAGGCTGCAGGTGACATcagtgaaacaaaaccagactcTTTAATGGAAGTAGTGAAGGATGGCGATCACTTGGCTGCAGAAAATCTGGAGCCTCCTGTTGAGGAGAAGACTGTCTGTGAAATGAGCATGAGCACGTCTCAGTCACCTGACAGAACTGCAGCAACTGATCCAGATGCACCATTGCTCGACCAGAATCCCTGTGCTCTGGGGCCGGGCTTCACTGAAATCAGTCCAACAACATCTCTTAGCAGTGAGGTGCACTCTAGAGctaaagagagagaaaccaaCCCGGTACCTGTTGATGATGACAGCTCAATACTGAGCATCGATCTCAATCACTTGAGGTACATTCCGAAAGCTATCAGCCCGCTCAACAGCCCGATGCGCCCTCTGGCAAAAGCACTTAGGATGGAGAGTCCCTGCAAAGGTCTCGGGAAGAGTTATAACAAAG attTAATTCCTGAAGGCACAGTTGCTGTTTGCCCCTCAAAGAATTTGTCAAAGGaggtaaataaagaaaatcaaaagccAGTCAGCATGTCTGATGAGCATTTAGAGATGGAGTCCCAGCTGAGTATCTCTTCGGATGAAATAGAAGAAGGAGAAATCATAAGTAGTGATGAAGATGAAGGAAAATCTAAACCAGAAAGAAGCTCTGAAAATCCCAAAATTTCAAGACCAAAAACTTCTCCTGAAACACGAAATTTGACCAGCAGTCCGCAGAATCAAAAGAAcaaagctgtgtgctgcagcgAAGATAACGGaaaatttgtttctgtgaaagTAAGTACAAAGAAGAATGGAGAGAGGCATAAAAACCAGGCTTTCAGATCCTCAAAGGatatgaagaaaactaaaacagtGAGCATCACTTGTCTTGAAAAAATAGTTCAAGTTATAGTTGAACCTTCGAGCGTGCAAGAAGTCATGCAGATGCTAAGAGCTATACGAAAGCAGATGAGGAAAAATTACATGAAGTTCAAGGTACACTTCCCAGTtcagcattttcacagaattatcGAATCTGCTATCATAAATTTTACGTCGTTAATAAAATACCTGAACTTTTCCAAAATGTCTACATCGGGCGAGGCGTTAAAATTGAACATATGTGATATTATAGAGGCAAAACTTAAGCAAGTTAAAAAGAATGCCATAGTGGACCGTCTCTTTGAACAACAGGTATCAGATATGAAAAAACAGTTATGGAAATTTGTAGATGAACAGCTCGACTACTTATTTGACAAGATAAAGAGAATCATTGTAAAACAGTGTGACATGGTAAAGGTGGGGAATGAGAGTGAGGAAGGGAAGcatgaaagaacaggaaaacaaaagcacaaaatcgGCCATAAAAATGATGTACAAAGATCTAGAAAAAAGTCTCTGAAAGCCAGATCTCAAAAACCTGAAGAATTTATCCTTTCAAAGCACATTGTGGATTATCACCGAGCTAAGGGTCACCACGagaagaataaaacagatgCAGCAAAAACCACCTTTACAAAATGTCTCAACTCCATTGATAACACAAGGAATTCCCTAACCAAAGTGCAGCCCTCTAAAGAGAATAATTTGCAAGGCGCTGTCACTCCCTTGAAGGGTGTAAAACACGACAAAGAAGGATTCCAGCTATCCAGAGATGCTAACAAGTCTGATCTGAGTTACGAGCTGCTCACGGAACAGCAAGCATCCAGTCTTACATTTAATCTTGTAAGTGATGCTCAGATGGGcgagattttcaaaagcttgtTGCAAGGTTCTGATCTCTTGGAAAAAAACGTTGGTAGCAACATTGACAGACACGAGTGGGAGTTCAGGACACcagaaaaacagtttccagATAGTCAGAAGTGCCGAAGCAATGCTGCTGAGCTAGTGCAAGAGGCTGCTCCGAAGGAGGCTGCTGTGGAGTCTCGATCGGTGGAGGATATCAGCTGGCCTGTTGTTTCACCCATGAGAGCTCCTTCTTTAACCACGAGGCTTCAGATGTCTGTCGATCCAGACGTGCTGGATGAAAGCTGCATGTTTGAGGTTCCTACAGGCGCCACTTCGTGCAAAGAAGATGAATGCAGTTTACAAAAGAGCAAATCATTTGTTTCCTCCATCCTCCTCGAGGACCTGGCTGTTTCCCTGACTATCCCATCGCCTTTGAAATCAGATGCTCACCTGAGCTTCCTGAAGCCTGAGAGTAATTCTGGCTCAACTCCCGAGGGTGTCCTCAGCGCACATTACAGCGAGGATGCGCTTCTTGAAGAGGAAGATGCCACGGAACAAGACATTCACTTGGCCTTAGAATCTGATAACTCGAGCAGTAGGTCGAGTTGTTCTTCGTCGTGGACCAGCCGTCCGATTGTTCCTGGCTTTCAGTGCCGCCCCAGCCTGCCGATGCAAGCGGTGATCATGGAGAAATCCAACGATCACTTCATCGTGAAGATCAGGCGCGCAGTGCCCTCCGTCGCAGCAGCCTCTGAGCAGGTGGCTTCAGTGAAGGAGGCACGGGCATCCTCAGCCAAGAGTGAAAAAGAGGTGAGAAGTGGTGAAAAAGAaaggggcaggcagggtgcCGTAGCTGCCACCATGCTGGAAACTGTCAAACCCAATCTGATTAAGGCAGATCAGGTGCCTTATGGCAGCACTGGACAAGAGCAAAACTCTGCCTTGCCTCAGCCTCCAAAGGAGTCTCACAGTAGCACTGGAAGGGAAGCAACTCCTGGCTTGCTTGGGCCCTGTAGAAAACCTTCAAACGCAGATAAGTGCAACGTTGAAAGCTCAAATGAAGGCTCTGAGCAGTCTCAGACACACAAATTGGAAGTATCTGAAAACTTAAGTGAAGCAGGTGTTGAATCCCAAGCTTTGTTTCCTGTTGGATGCGGTGCAGGGTCGTGCATAGACTTAACAGACGATGCTGTTAAAGAAACTTCATGTTTTGTAGCGGGATCTGCTGCAGAGAACACGAGTCAGCAAGTTCCTACAGGAAACTCAGAAATCTGTGATAGGAAAGAAGAACTGGAAGAGTGCTCTGATGGATTCATAGACTTAACAGAAGAGCTTTCCAACGAGACTGTCACAGGCGAATGTAATCTTGAAGAAAAACCCACTCTGAATTCTGATGTGGGCTCCCAGATAAGTATAGATgacaaaagtaataaaaaacgTAAAAAGGAGGCTGTCAGAGAGAATTCCAACTCAAAAAGGCAAcgaaaagagacagaagaagtGGGCGAAGAGAGCGAGGGAAGTGACACAAAATCTGAAGAGATAAATTTGGGACACAAACAATGTTATGCTAAGAACAATgagctgcagcaaaacaaagagtCTTCTCCTTTGGCTTCGTGTGCAACATCGCCTAGTCTGTATGccaaaaacatcattaaaaaaaagggagaagtaGTAGTTTCCTGGACAAG AAATGACGACCGAGAAATTTTACTGGAATGTCAGAGAAAAGGACCATCAAGTAAAACCTTTGTTTCCTTAGCCACCAGGCTGAACAAAAGCCCCAATCAG GTTTCAGAAAGATTCAAGCAGTTAATGAAGCTGTTCAAGAAATCCAAGTGCAAGTAA